A region of Ornithodoros turicata isolate Travis chromosome 5, ASM3712646v1, whole genome shotgun sequence DNA encodes the following proteins:
- the LOC135394436 gene encoding peptidyl-prolyl cis-trans isomerase FKBP2-like, whose protein sequence is MRPLLVFALFCSIHQLRCEELKIDVTKAVDKCERKSKRNDLLSVHYTGKLQDGTEFDSSHARKEPFKFQIGVGQVVKGWDQGLLDMCVGEHRTLTVPPELGYGDKGAGDRIKPKSTLIFDVELVKIEDGPPPVNVFKQIDSDKDDHLSREEVSKYLKEQLPAAQAAGLKDLPETDKMVEDIFQHEDRDRDGLISKDEFSGPKHDEL, encoded by the exons ATGCGGCCGCTCTTGGTATTTGCGCTTTTTTGTTCCATTCACCAATTGAGATGCGAGGAACTGAAGATTGACGTCACGAAAGCTGTCGACAAGTGCGAAaggaaaagcaaaagaaacgaTCTATTGTCTGTTCACTACACGGGAAAGCTGCAAGACGGCACGGAGTTTGACTCAAG TCACGCAAGGAAAGAACCTTTCAAGTTCCAAATTGGTGTTGGCCAAGTGGTAAAAGGATGGGACCAAGGTCTGCTCGACATGTGCGTTGGAGAGCATAGGACACTGACCGTGCCTCCTGAGCTTGGCTATGGGGACAAAGGAGCAG GTGATCGTATTAAACCAAAGTCAACATTGATTTTTGATGTTGAACTGGTGAAGATTGAAGATGGACCTCCACCGGTCAATGTATTTAAGCAGATTGACTCTGACAAGGATGATCATCTGTCAAGAGAAGAG GTGAGCAAATACCTCAAAGAGCAGCTGCCAGCAGCACAAGCAGCAGGGCTTAAGGATCTTCCTGAGACTGATAAAATGGTGGAGGACATCTTCCAGCATGAAGACAGGGATAGGGATGGCCTTATCTCTAAAGATGAATTTAGTGGGCCAAAGCATGACGAACTATAG